In a genomic window of Arachnia rubra:
- a CDS encoding lysophospholipid acyltransferase family protein — protein MAKVPKPGKHASKLNALTRQAAQMLLLKPTMWRLLRVHVHGKANLEGLEAPCVVFANHSSHLDTPLIYGALPNRISKYLAAGAALDYFYDKWWKAGPMSLFFNGYPIDRSKGKETEGPKKRNVRGMSAALLDAGVPLLIYPEGSRSRTGAMGPFRPGVAALCITRKVPAIPIALIGAHAAWPSTQKHLPKGRPVVHVVIGRPMLPLPGEIAHEFNERMRRRILELHDTTARAYGAKTLDEYARTVALEKATKTEITTLAEEAKAHADQQEEQ, from the coding sequence ATGGCGAAGGTCCCGAAACCGGGTAAGCACGCCTCCAAACTGAACGCATTGACCCGCCAGGCGGCCCAGATGCTGCTGCTGAAGCCGACGATGTGGCGATTGCTACGTGTCCACGTCCACGGCAAGGCGAACCTCGAAGGCCTGGAGGCGCCGTGCGTGGTCTTCGCGAACCACTCCTCCCACCTGGATACCCCCCTGATCTACGGGGCACTGCCGAACCGGATCTCGAAGTATCTGGCGGCTGGCGCGGCACTCGACTACTTCTATGACAAATGGTGGAAGGCCGGGCCGATGTCGTTGTTCTTCAACGGCTATCCCATCGACCGGAGCAAGGGGAAGGAAACCGAGGGGCCGAAGAAGCGCAACGTCCGGGGCATGTCCGCCGCGCTCCTGGACGCCGGGGTGCCGCTGCTGATCTACCCCGAGGGGTCGCGGTCCCGCACCGGCGCGATGGGCCCGTTCAGGCCGGGCGTGGCGGCGCTGTGCATCACCCGGAAGGTGCCTGCCATCCCGATCGCGCTGATCGGCGCCCACGCCGCCTGGCCGAGCACCCAGAAGCACCTTCCCAAGGGCCGTCCGGTGGTGCACGTCGTCATCGGCCGTCCGATGCTGCCGCTGCCTGGCGAGATCGCCCACGAGTTCAACGAGCGGATGAGACGCCGGATACTGGAGCTCCACGACACCACGGCCCGCGCCTACGGGGCCAAAACCCTCGACGAATATGCCCGTACTGTCGCCCTTGAGAAGGCGACTAAGACCGAGATCACTACCTTGGCCGAGGAGGCCAAGGCCCACGCCGATCAGCAGGAGGAGCAATGA
- a CDS encoding FAD-binding oxidoreductase, translated as MIEGVKQHKWWGWGEEGKSYHHDDKPKFAPFVKNLVGVDINEPVRPLPRLSDLEIPPSRLEAALRDSLVAISGATYVQADDETRVTHGFGKGVRDLMRVRAGDFGRLPDVVVYPATEDEVARIVDAVVAADAVVIPFGGGSNIVAALEAEPGEQRQVVSVNLGRMNQVIAIDEHSSLAHIQAGVFGPDMEAQLQARGWTMGHHPDSFVWSTLGGWIATRSSGMQSDKYGDIADICRGLRMVMPGQILSLRPLPSTSSGPSVREMVLGSEGRLGIITSAWVNVHRIPEVREIQAYFFPTYENGLKACEQIVSSDAAVMMARVSDAIETKYIMANGKQSSKLSSLLSKGIEKVMLAKGWDLEKIAMAFVGFEGSHNHVTYEKGLVGKIVRANGGLGVGKGPGSLYDQKKYDTPYIRDFMLDHGMICDVSETSTPWRYAAEIHSKTVAAAQQVFDERGVRGVVFCHLSHSYHSGACQYFTFAIADASDGAMDTYDSVKRAIQQSFIDCHGTVSHHHGVGEEHSPWMDQDISPAGVFIQRTLFEGVDPGRNLNPGKIVHDGKPGISSNSRDA; from the coding sequence ATGATCGAAGGCGTCAAGCAGCACAAATGGTGGGGCTGGGGTGAAGAGGGCAAGTCGTACCACCACGACGACAAGCCGAAGTTCGCGCCCTTCGTGAAGAACCTGGTCGGCGTCGACATCAACGAGCCCGTGAGACCTCTGCCCAGGCTGTCGGACCTGGAGATCCCGCCATCGCGGCTGGAGGCGGCGCTGCGTGACTCCCTGGTCGCGATCTCCGGCGCCACCTACGTGCAGGCCGACGACGAGACCCGCGTCACGCATGGCTTCGGCAAGGGTGTGCGTGACCTGATGCGGGTGCGCGCCGGCGACTTCGGCAGACTGCCCGACGTGGTGGTCTACCCCGCCACCGAGGACGAGGTGGCGCGGATCGTCGACGCCGTGGTCGCGGCCGACGCCGTCGTGATCCCGTTCGGCGGCGGCTCCAACATCGTCGCGGCGCTGGAGGCCGAGCCCGGTGAGCAGCGGCAGGTGGTGTCGGTGAACCTGGGACGGATGAACCAGGTCATCGCCATCGATGAGCATTCCTCCCTGGCGCACATCCAGGCGGGGGTGTTCGGGCCCGACATGGAGGCGCAGCTCCAGGCCCGCGGCTGGACGATGGGCCACCACCCCGACTCGTTCGTGTGGTCGACGCTCGGCGGCTGGATCGCAACCCGCAGCTCGGGGATGCAGTCCGACAAGTACGGCGACATCGCCGACATCTGCCGGGGCCTGCGCATGGTGATGCCCGGCCAGATCCTGTCGCTGCGTCCCCTGCCGTCGACGTCGTCCGGGCCGAGTGTCCGGGAGATGGTGCTGGGCTCGGAGGGCCGGCTGGGAATCATCACGTCGGCGTGGGTGAACGTGCACCGCATCCCGGAGGTGCGGGAGATCCAGGCCTACTTCTTCCCCACCTACGAGAACGGCCTGAAGGCCTGCGAGCAGATCGTCTCCTCCGACGCCGCCGTCATGATGGCGCGGGTCTCGGACGCCATCGAGACGAAGTACATCATGGCCAACGGCAAGCAGTCCTCGAAGCTGTCGTCGCTGCTCAGCAAGGGCATCGAGAAGGTGATGCTGGCCAAGGGCTGGGATCTTGAGAAGATCGCGATGGCCTTCGTCGGCTTCGAGGGATCGCACAACCATGTCACCTACGAGAAGGGCCTGGTCGGCAAGATCGTGCGGGCCAACGGTGGGCTGGGCGTCGGCAAGGGGCCCGGCAGCCTCTACGACCAGAAGAAGTACGACACCCCCTACATCCGCGACTTCATGCTGGACCACGGCATGATCTGCGACGTCTCCGAGACCTCCACCCCGTGGCGCTACGCGGCCGAGATCCACAGCAAGACCGTCGCCGCCGCGCAGCAGGTCTTCGATGAGCGGGGCGTCAGGGGCGTGGTGTTCTGTCACCTATCGCACTCCTACCACTCGGGCGCCTGCCAGTACTTCACGTTCGCCATCGCCGACGCCTCCGACGGCGCCATGGACACCTATGACAGCGTCAAACGCGCGATCCAGCAGTCGTTCATCGACTGCCACGGCACGGTGTCACACCACCACGGCGTCGGCGAGGAGCACTCCCCCTGGATGGACCAGGACATCTCCCCCGCCGGCGTGTTCATCCAGCGGACGCTGTTCGAGGGCGTCGACCCGGGCCGCAACCTGAATCCGGGCAAGATCGTCCACGACGGCAAGCCGGGCATCTCGTCGAACTCACGCGACGCCTGA